The following is a genomic window from uncultured Draconibacterium sp..
TGCTTTTATCGTTTCGTAATATTTGTCGGTAATTTTATAACGGTAAATCAACATTCCGTTTATTACATGAAAAACACCCGGAATTAAAGTCAGCATCAATGCCAGGCCGGTAAGTGCTTTTGTTGTTTGTATGGCATCGGGAATATATCCAAATGCATCGAGCAACAAACCTACCACTGCCCCAGCAATTCCCATTCCTGCTTTCTGTGCAAAAGAAATACCTCCGAATGCCAATCCTGAAATGCGTTTTCCGGTTTCGGCATGACCGTAATCAACAGCTTCGGCAATGGCCGACCAGAATACCGGTGCATGTACATCAACCACCAGCGACAAGATAAAATAGAGCACATAAGCCAACACCACACTATCGGGTTGCGGTTTTACCAATACAAACATCAGTACACTTAGCACGCCTACGGCAAACTGCGACATCCAAAACAACTTTACTTTGCAAAAGCGCTTGGTAATAAGCGTTGATAAGGGCATGGCCAAAATGGCGGCTGCAACACCGGTTCCCATAAAAGTGGATTGCATTCCGGCATCGCCACCCAGGTAATATTTTGCATAAAATATAGCTACCGAGCTGCGAATTACATAACCAACTGTACCCGACAGACATGATCCCCATAAGATAAGCCATTGCCCGTTTTTTACCAGGTATTTTAATTGCTGAAAAAACGGTGTTTTGTCTACAACGTGCTCGATACGTTCGCGGGTAGTAAAATAGCTAAACAAAAACAATAAAGTTCCCATAAGCGCCATTAAACCCATGGCCAGCTGATAACCTCTTCCCATATTGTCCTTCCCTAATTTTTCGGCCAGAATAGGAACCACGATCGACACCATAAATGCGGCAACTTTTGCAAAGAAAAGACGATAGCCGTTAGCCGACAAACGTTCCTGCGGATCGTTAGTTAATACTCCAATTAGTGAAATATAGGGAATAGTGACCGAGGTAAACATTAGCGTTACAAAAATATAGGTAATGTAGGCGTAAATAAGTTTCCCTGCATAGTCGAAACCAGGAGTAGTGAAAGTTAAAAACACCGAAATGCCAAAAGGAACCGATAGGTACAAAAAGTACGGACGGAACCGGCCTCCTTTAAATTTGTATTTATCTGTTATCAATCCCATCAACGGATCGCTGATAGCATCGATTAGCCGAACCAACAGAAACATAAGAGCAACATCTTTGGGTTTAAGACCAAAAACATCGGTATAAAAATAAGTAATGATAAGGAACATGGAAGATATAACCACGTTTACGGCAGCATCACCCGATCCGTAACCAACTTTTTCCAGCAGGCTTAGCTTCTGAGCTTTAGAGTTCATTGATTTAAATTAAAGTTTGATCGTTTATTGTTTTTTTGAGCCATTTCAATTTATCCATTCTACACAAGGCTTTATGGATATTTAGCTCAATGCAAAGTTAGATGCTATGGCTAAAACGAGGTGGAGTTTTGAATATATGAGGTGGACAGATCGCACCATCATGCTTTGAATCGACTTCTTCCATACTTCATATTCGAAAAGCTTTCTTTATTTTTGTTGCAAACAACATTCATGAAAAAACTGCCTCTTTTTATCGCCGTTCTCACCCTTTTTGCAGCTTGTACACCAAAGGCGCAGACTTCAAAAGTATACCTATTTTCGTATTTTAAAGACAACGGACAAGATGGTCTACACCTTGCATATAGTAACGATGGGTATCATTTTCAAGCCTTAAACAACGACTCTTCCATTCTGGCACCTCAAGTTGCCAACGACAAATTAATGCGCGATCCGTGTATTATTCAGGGGCCGGATAATCGTTTTCATATGGTGTGGACCGTAAGCTGGAACGACAGAGGCATTGGTTATGCCTGGTCGGAAGATTTGATCAACTGGTCGGAGCAACAATTTTTGCCGGTAATGCAACACGAACCAACCGCAAAAAACTGCTGGGCACCGGAAATAATTTATGACAAGGATAAGGAGCAATACATGATTTACTGGGCCACTACAATACCTGGTCGATTTGAAGCTGGCGAAAAACAGGGCGACAGCGAATACAACCATCGTATGTATTACACCACCACAAAAGATTTTGAAGAATTTACGCCCACAAAACTTTTGTACGACGAAGGCTTTAATGTAATTGATGCTGTTATAAAAAAAATAAATGGTGAGTACCTGATGTTTTTGAAAGATGAAACCCGTTACCCACCGAAAAAACACATTCGCATTGCCAAAAGTAATTCACTTTATGGAGGCTA
Proteins encoded in this region:
- a CDS encoding MFS transporter: MNSKAQKLSLLEKVGYGSGDAAVNVVISSMFLIITYFYTDVFGLKPKDVALMFLLVRLIDAISDPLMGLITDKYKFKGGRFRPYFLYLSVPFGISVFLTFTTPGFDYAGKLIYAYITYIFVTLMFTSVTIPYISLIGVLTNDPQERLSANGYRLFFAKVAAFMVSIVVPILAEKLGKDNMGRGYQLAMGLMALMGTLLFLFSYFTTRERIEHVVDKTPFFQQLKYLVKNGQWLILWGSCLSGTVGYVIRSSVAIFYAKYYLGGDAGMQSTFMGTGVAAAILAMPLSTLITKRFCKVKLFWMSQFAVGVLSVLMFVLVKPQPDSVVLAYVLYFILSLVVDVHAPVFWSAIAEAVDYGHAETGKRISGLAFGGISFAQKAGMGIAGAVVGLLLDAFGYIPDAIQTTKALTGLALMLTLIPGVFHVINGMLIYRYKITDKYYETIKAKIHI
- a CDS encoding glycoside hydrolase family 43 protein; this encodes MKKLPLFIAVLTLFAACTPKAQTSKVYLFSYFKDNGQDGLHLAYSNDGYHFQALNNDSSILAPQVANDKLMRDPCIIQGPDNRFHMVWTVSWNDRGIGYAWSEDLINWSEQQFLPVMQHEPTAKNCWAPEIIYDKDKEQYMIYWATTIPGRFEAGEKQGDSEYNHRMYYTTTKDFEEFTPTKLLYDEGFNVIDAVIKKINGEYLMFLKDETRYPPKKHIRIAKSNSLYGGYKLASEAISPDWVEGPTVAQVNDAWVLYYDEYTHHHMGAMRSTDLTNWEVINDSISFPTGTRHGTIITVDESVLNRLLNAFNATD